In Taeniopygia guttata chromosome Z, bTaeGut7.mat, whole genome shotgun sequence, one genomic interval encodes:
- the LOC115491125 gene encoding serine/threonine-protein kinase PAK 3 isoform X1: MTEQLAAAAFIAFSVPYSVYYLTNLARHLIHVFRGADPEITEPTVVSAPAPSDPGEEAKEEQIDQYDRKAAAVVTPQPERSEPVLPEKEQEQPALSEMPRQTQGELFPAQKQEEQLRQQVEEPQENGQDIKAEPQANQPKAKSDTMAVKRKNKEDMRTIQKKKNLHQQRGDQQNQVSERVTATPLRKLPLSCSLQNIDEQLPAELQETEARIKAREKRRDEKFEIIREKINLLLQEQNTLEKQVEVSPSYLAAYKDFQEMTGDQEPQGRHEAQELYQPEMLQDKHIPRMVQEKRIPWKEIYTGSVTEPAAAAAPSQGAFASQMEKWSWGTWFTSRTDPAAAQQQEINSDSWEQQRRMVKMDNPIIKYIQLENIGSGTFGDVCRALDTATGGEVAIKKINLQGLIRKEVHFNELMVIKMNKHPNIVNYLKSCLVNEQLWLVMEYMDGGTLSDVISKTYLCEDEMAAISRECLQGLDFLHSNHVIHRDVKSSNILLRTDGSVKLADSGLFAQLTPEQSRRSSVAGTSGWMAPEVVTGQAYGPKVDVWSFGIVGIEMVEQEVPYWNETPDSPQLLIAIRGTPKLQQPNRFSPSLRDFLSCCLQTDEARRWSAKDLLQHPFITFAEPVSSLVPLIVSVKKRKEPRL; this comes from the exons ATGACTGAGCaacttgctgctgcagctttcaTAGCTTTCAGCGTTCCTTATTCCGTCTATTACCTGACTAACCTGGCAC GCCACCTGATCCATGTATTCAGAGGTGCAGATCCTGAG ATCACAGAACCAACAGTGGTCTCTGCCCCGGCTCCCTCTGATCCtggagaagaagccaaagaggagcaaattgacCAGTATGACCGCAAGGCTGCAGCTGTGGTCACACCACAGCCTGAACGttctgagcca GTCCTtccagagaaagagcaggagcagcctgcttTATCAGAGATGCCACGGCAGACTCAGGGAGAGCTGTTCCCAGCCCAAaagcaggaagagcagctcaggcagcaggtgGAAGAGCCACAGGAGAACGGCCAG GACATCAAGGCAGAGCCACAAGCAAACCAGCCCAAAGCTAAGAGTGACACTATGGCAGTGAAGAGGAAGAACAAGGAAGACATGAGAACCATCCAAAAGAAGAAGAATCTCCATCAGCAGAGGGGTGATCAGCAAAACCAGGTGAGTGAAAGAGTGACAGCCACTCCACTCAGGAAACTTCCTCTCTCTTGTTCTTTACAGAACATTGATGAACAGCtaccagcagagctgcaggaaactGAGGCTAGGATCAAGGCAAGGGAGAAGAGGCGAGATGAAAAATTTGAAATCatcagagagaaaattaatcTCCTCCTCCAGGAGCAAAACACTCTTGAAAAGCAA GTGGAAGTGTCACCATCCTACCTGGCAGCCTACAAAGACTTCCAGGAAATGACGGGCGACCAAGAACCCCAAGGCCGGCATGAGGCACAGGAACTGTACCAACCTGAGATGCTGCAAGATAAGCACATCCCGAGGATGGTGCAGGAAAAGAGAATTCCGTGGAAGGAG ATCTACACAGGCTCTGTCACTgaacctgctgcagcagcagctccatcccaagGAGCCTTTGCTTCCCAGATGGAGAAATGGAGTTGGGGCACTTGGTTCACATCCCGCACtgacccagctgctgctcagcaacAGGAGATCAACAGTGACTCCTGGGAGCAACAGA GGAGAATGGTGAAGATGGACAATCCcattataaaatacattcaacTGGAAAATATTGGCAGTGG GACTTTTGGAGATGTTTGTAGAGCACTCGACACTGCCACAGGAGGAGAG gtggccataaagaaaataaatcttcaaGGACTGATCAGGAAGGAAGTACACTTTAATGAACTCATGGTCATAAAAATGAATAAGCACCCAAACATTGTGAATTATTTAAAGAG ctGCCTTGTGAAcgagcagctctggctggttATGGAGTACATGGATGGAGGCACTCTGAGCGATGTCATCAGCAAGACCTACCTGTGTGAAGACGAGATGGCAGCCATCAGTCGGGAG tgcctgcaaggacTGGATTTTCTTCACTCAAACCACGTGATCCACCGAGATGTGAAGAGCAGCAACATCCTTCTCAGAACCGACGGCTCTGTCAAGCTGG CTGACTCTGGCCTTTTTGCTCAGCTCACCCCTGAGCAGAGTAGACGGAGCTCAGTGGCTGGCACTTCTGGCTGGATGGCGCCTGAAGTGGTGACAGGTCAAGCATATGGCCCCAAAGTGGATGTATGGTCTTTTGGAATCGTGGGCATCGAAATGGTGGAACAAGAAGTTCCTTACTGGAATGAAACTCCTGATTCG cctCAACTCCTGATAGCCATACGAGGGACAccaaagctgcagcagcccaaCCGATTCTCACCTTCCCTGCGtgacttcctgagctgctgcctgcagacagaTGAGGCAAGGCGCTGGTCTGCCAAGGATCTCCTGCAG CATCCATTTATAACGTTTGCTGAGCCTGTGTCCAGCCTGGTGCCACTGATTGTTTCAgtgaagaagaggaaggagccaAGACTGTGA
- the LOC115491125 gene encoding serine/threonine-protein kinase PAK 3 isoform X2, producing the protein MPRQTQGELFPAQKQEEQLRQQVEEPQENGQDIKAEPQANQPKAKSDTMAVKRKNKEDMRTIQKKKNLHQQRGDQQNQVSERVTATPLRKLPLSCSLQNIDEQLPAELQETEARIKAREKRRDEKFEIIREKINLLLQEQNTLEKQVEVSPSYLAAYKDFQEMTGDQEPQGRHEAQELYQPEMLQDKHIPRMVQEKRIPWKEIYTGSVTEPAAAAAPSQGAFASQMEKWSWGTWFTSRTDPAAAQQQEINSDSWEQQRRMVKMDNPIIKYIQLENIGSGTFGDVCRALDTATGGEVAIKKINLQGLIRKEVHFNELMVIKMNKHPNIVNYLKSCLVNEQLWLVMEYMDGGTLSDVISKTYLCEDEMAAISRECLQGLDFLHSNHVIHRDVKSSNILLRTDGSVKLADSGLFAQLTPEQSRRSSVAGTSGWMAPEVVTGQAYGPKVDVWSFGIVGIEMVEQEVPYWNETPDSPQLLIAIRGTPKLQQPNRFSPSLRDFLSCCLQTDEARRWSAKDLLQHPFITFAEPVSSLVPLIVSVKKRKEPRL; encoded by the exons ATGCCACGGCAGACTCAGGGAGAGCTGTTCCCAGCCCAAaagcaggaagagcagctcaggcagcaggtgGAAGAGCCACAGGAGAACGGCCAG GACATCAAGGCAGAGCCACAAGCAAACCAGCCCAAAGCTAAGAGTGACACTATGGCAGTGAAGAGGAAGAACAAGGAAGACATGAGAACCATCCAAAAGAAGAAGAATCTCCATCAGCAGAGGGGTGATCAGCAAAACCAGGTGAGTGAAAGAGTGACAGCCACTCCACTCAGGAAACTTCCTCTCTCTTGTTCTTTACAGAACATTGATGAACAGCtaccagcagagctgcaggaaactGAGGCTAGGATCAAGGCAAGGGAGAAGAGGCGAGATGAAAAATTTGAAATCatcagagagaaaattaatcTCCTCCTCCAGGAGCAAAACACTCTTGAAAAGCAA GTGGAAGTGTCACCATCCTACCTGGCAGCCTACAAAGACTTCCAGGAAATGACGGGCGACCAAGAACCCCAAGGCCGGCATGAGGCACAGGAACTGTACCAACCTGAGATGCTGCAAGATAAGCACATCCCGAGGATGGTGCAGGAAAAGAGAATTCCGTGGAAGGAG ATCTACACAGGCTCTGTCACTgaacctgctgcagcagcagctccatcccaagGAGCCTTTGCTTCCCAGATGGAGAAATGGAGTTGGGGCACTTGGTTCACATCCCGCACtgacccagctgctgctcagcaacAGGAGATCAACAGTGACTCCTGGGAGCAACAGA GGAGAATGGTGAAGATGGACAATCCcattataaaatacattcaacTGGAAAATATTGGCAGTGG GACTTTTGGAGATGTTTGTAGAGCACTCGACACTGCCACAGGAGGAGAG gtggccataaagaaaataaatcttcaaGGACTGATCAGGAAGGAAGTACACTTTAATGAACTCATGGTCATAAAAATGAATAAGCACCCAAACATTGTGAATTATTTAAAGAG ctGCCTTGTGAAcgagcagctctggctggttATGGAGTACATGGATGGAGGCACTCTGAGCGATGTCATCAGCAAGACCTACCTGTGTGAAGACGAGATGGCAGCCATCAGTCGGGAG tgcctgcaaggacTGGATTTTCTTCACTCAAACCACGTGATCCACCGAGATGTGAAGAGCAGCAACATCCTTCTCAGAACCGACGGCTCTGTCAAGCTGG CTGACTCTGGCCTTTTTGCTCAGCTCACCCCTGAGCAGAGTAGACGGAGCTCAGTGGCTGGCACTTCTGGCTGGATGGCGCCTGAAGTGGTGACAGGTCAAGCATATGGCCCCAAAGTGGATGTATGGTCTTTTGGAATCGTGGGCATCGAAATGGTGGAACAAGAAGTTCCTTACTGGAATGAAACTCCTGATTCG cctCAACTCCTGATAGCCATACGAGGGACAccaaagctgcagcagcccaaCCGATTCTCACCTTCCCTGCGtgacttcctgagctgctgcctgcagacagaTGAGGCAAGGCGCTGGTCTGCCAAGGATCTCCTGCAG CATCCATTTATAACGTTTGCTGAGCCTGTGTCCAGCCTGGTGCCACTGATTGTTTCAgtgaagaagaggaaggagccaAGACTGTGA